From Actinomyces sp. oral taxon 171 str. F0337, one genomic window encodes:
- a CDS encoding DeoR/GlpR family DNA-binding transcription regulator, whose amino-acid sequence MLARQRQEHILERVATTGGVRVADVVDELGISEMTVRRDITELVTQGLVERVHGGAVAAGPTTLEPRFTAKSTLNLEVKRRIGQAAAAMVRPGDSLALSAGTTTLALAQALTELEHFPTLTVITNSLPAAQVLFDAADTARAENRDAPTVVITGGERTPSNALVGLVAVDALRTMRVEWVFLGAHGFTPEAGLMTPNLQEASANQALVAAGRTVVATLDSSKWGVLGLRSFCATRDIGVLVTEAEPDADSVDALHQAGTRLTIAT is encoded by the coding sequence ATGCTCGCCCGTCAGCGCCAGGAGCACATCCTGGAGCGGGTCGCGACCACCGGCGGGGTCCGCGTGGCCGACGTCGTCGATGAGCTGGGGATCTCCGAGATGACCGTGCGCCGTGACATCACCGAGCTCGTCACCCAGGGACTGGTTGAACGCGTCCACGGCGGAGCGGTGGCGGCCGGCCCCACCACCCTCGAACCGCGATTCACCGCCAAGTCGACCCTCAACCTGGAGGTCAAGCGCCGCATCGGCCAGGCGGCGGCCGCCATGGTCCGCCCCGGGGACTCCCTGGCGCTGTCGGCCGGGACCACCACCCTCGCACTCGCCCAGGCCCTGACCGAGCTGGAGCACTTCCCCACCCTGACCGTCATCACGAACTCGCTGCCCGCCGCGCAGGTGCTCTTCGACGCCGCCGACACCGCCCGCGCCGAGAACCGCGACGCCCCCACGGTGGTCATCACCGGGGGTGAGCGCACGCCGTCGAACGCCCTGGTGGGGCTGGTGGCCGTCGACGCGCTGCGCACGATGCGCGTGGAGTGGGTCTTCCTGGGCGCCCACGGCTTCACTCCCGAGGCCGGGCTCATGACCCCCAACCTGCAGGAGGCCTCCGCCAACCAGGCGCTGGTCGCCGCCGGGCGCACAGTGGTGGCCACACTGGACTCCTCCAAGTGGGGGGTCCTGGGGCTGCGCTCCTTCTGCGCCACTAGGGACATCGGGGTCCTGGTGACCGAGGCCGAGCCCGACGCCGACAGCGTTGACGCCCTGCACCAGGCCGGCACCCGCCTGACCATCGCCACCTGA
- a CDS encoding 2'-5' RNA ligase family protein — protein sequence MQIPAPDAHQCVIGVAIALPFHYAAQVRAVREAAGDPLAEVVPPHITLLPPTAVDVDSLDEVMRHLRDVAAGTSPFEVRLDEVGTFRPVSPVVYLGLRSGAEECDRLQMRVRHRRGPLARSLSFPFHPHVTLAHDIAEDGLETAARKGADLTMDFTVTKLHLYRHRSRPSRHTCSGYPASEGVWDVVAAFAFGGSLASDASADSEATAASVTSSTPVVSL from the coding sequence ATGCAGATCCCCGCGCCAGACGCGCACCAGTGCGTCATCGGTGTGGCCATCGCCCTGCCCTTCCACTACGCCGCCCAGGTGCGAGCGGTGCGGGAGGCCGCCGGGGATCCTCTGGCCGAGGTCGTGCCGCCTCATATCACGCTGCTGCCGCCCACGGCCGTTGACGTCGACTCCCTCGACGAGGTCATGCGGCACCTGCGTGACGTGGCTGCCGGGACGAGTCCCTTCGAGGTGCGTCTCGACGAGGTCGGCACCTTCCGGCCCGTCAGCCCCGTGGTCTACCTCGGTCTGCGCAGCGGTGCGGAGGAGTGCGATCGTCTTCAGATGCGGGTCCGTCACCGCCGGGGTCCCCTGGCCCGTTCGCTCAGCTTCCCCTTCCACCCGCACGTGACCCTGGCCCACGATATCGCCGAGGACGGCCTCGAAACCGCCGCGAGGAAGGGAGCGGATCTGACTATGGACTTCACCGTCACCAAGCTTCATCTCTACCGCCACCGCAGCCGGCCCTCTCGCCACACTTGTAGCGGGTACCCGGCTTCGGAGGGGGTTTGGGACGTGGTTGCCGCCTTCGCCTTCGGAGGCTCCCTCGCCTCCGACGCCTCCGCTGACAGTGAGGCAACCGCAGCATCGGTGACCTCCTCGACTCCGGTGGTCTCGCTGTGA